In Lactococcus garvieae subsp. garvieae, the following proteins share a genomic window:
- the rpsS gene encoding 30S ribosomal protein S19 — MSRSLKKGPFADEHLMKKVEAQENAEKKSVIKTWSRRSTIYPNFVGLTIAVYDGRKHVPVYVQEDMVGHKLGEFAPTRTYRGHAADDKKTRR; from the coding sequence ATGAGTCGTAGTCTTAAGAAGGGGCCTTTCGCTGACGAGCATTTGATGAAAAAAGTCGAAGCTCAAGAAAACGCCGAAAAGAAATCAGTGATCAAAACTTGGTCACGCCGTTCTACAATCTACCCTAACTTTGTAGGACTTACAATTGCTGTTTACGATGGTCGCAAACACGTTCCCGTTTATGTTCAAGAAGATATGGTTGGACACAAATTAGGTGAATTTGCACCAACTCGTACTTACCGTGGTCACGCTGCTGACGACAAGAAAACTAGACGTTAA
- the rplV gene encoding 50S ribosomal protein L22, with translation MAEITSAKATAKTVRVSPRKTRLVTDLIRGKRVADAIAILKFTPTKGAAEVLKVMNSAIANAENNFGLEKANLVVSETFVNEGPTMKRFRPRAKGSASPINKRTSHITVVVAEKE, from the coding sequence ATGGCAGAAATCACTTCAGCTAAAGCAACTGCAAAAACAGTTCGCGTTTCACCTCGTAAAACTCGTCTTGTTACAGACTTGATTCGTGGTAAACGTGTTGCGGATGCAATCGCAATCTTGAAATTCACACCGACTAAAGGTGCTGCAGAAGTTCTTAAAGTAATGAACTCAGCTATCGCTAATGCAGAAAACAACTTTGGTCTTGAAAAAGCTAACTTGGTAGTTAGCGAAACTTTCGTCAACGAAGGACCAACAATGAAACGTTTCCGTCCACGTGCGAAAGGTTCAGCTTCACCAATCAACAAACGTACTAGCCACATTACAGTAGTAGTGGCTGAGAAAGAATAA
- the rplE gene encoding 50S ribosomal protein L5: MTNRLKEKYSNEVVPALTEKFGYTSIMAVPKVEKIVLNMGVGDAVSNSKNLDKAVAELALISGQKPLITKAKKSIAAFRLREGQAIGAKVTLRGERMYEFLDKLVTVSLPRVRDFHGVSNKSFDGRGNYTLGVKEQLIFPEISYDDVDKVRGLDVVIVTTANTDEESHELLAKLGMPFAK; this comes from the coding sequence ATGACTAATCGTTTAAAAGAAAAATACTCTAACGAAGTAGTACCAGCATTGACTGAAAAATTCGGTTACACTTCAATCATGGCAGTGCCAAAAGTTGAAAAAATCGTGCTTAACATGGGTGTTGGGGATGCAGTAAGCAACTCTAAAAACCTTGACAAAGCCGTTGCTGAATTGGCTTTGATCTCTGGTCAAAAACCGTTGATTACTAAAGCTAAAAAATCAATCGCGGCTTTCCGTCTTCGTGAAGGTCAAGCTATCGGTGCGAAAGTAACTCTTCGTGGCGAACGCATGTACGAATTTTTGGATAAACTCGTAACTGTTTCTCTTCCACGTGTACGTGACTTCCACGGTGTATCAAACAAATCGTTTGATGGACGCGGAAACTACACACTTGGTGTGAAAGAACAATTGATCTTCCCAGAAATCTCATACGATGATGTTGATAAAGTACGTGGTTTGGATGTTGTTATCGTAACAACTGCGAACACTGACGAAGAATCACATGAATTGCTTGCTAAACTTGGCATGCCGTTTGCTAAATAA
- the rplX gene encoding 50S ribosomal protein L24, whose product MFVKTGDTVKVIAGKDRGTTGKVIKALPKMNKVIVEGVAIMKKHQKPDAVNPNGAILEIEAPIHVSNVQVLDKNGVAGRVGYKEVDGKKVRFNKKSGEVLD is encoded by the coding sequence ATGTTTGTAAAAACTGGAGATACTGTAAAAGTTATCGCAGGTAAAGACCGCGGTACAACAGGTAAAGTAATCAAAGCTTTACCAAAAATGAACAAAGTCATCGTTGAAGGTGTTGCTATCATGAAGAAACACCAAAAACCAGACGCTGTTAATCCAAACGGCGCTATCCTTGAAATCGAAGCACCTATCCACGTTTCTAACGTACAAGTGCTCGACAAAAACGGTGTAGCTGGTCGTGTTGGTTATAAAGAAGTTGACGGCAAAAAAGTTCGTTTCAACAAAAAATCAGGCGAAGTCCTAGACTAA
- a CDS encoding Na/Pi cotransporter family protein, translating to MTIYDIFFLLGGLGLFLYGMSLMSDGLSLIAGSQLKKILKRLTRNKWLGAFLGFIITAVIQSSTATTVMVLGFIDSSLRNLSQAAGIIMGANAGTTLTGILFTFNIQDIVPFVIFVGTIATLFMKRKAFNHMGMILLGFGLLFLGLNLMSALMIPLREAPLMAELFTHTQMPLVGLLVGFAVTALIQSSTASVGILLTMVAAGIVVDLHQAIFILYGFNVGTVVTTLLAALRGNKTAKQAAMVHVWFNIIGALLFTALTILPFGFVSLIQKTSENIALQLVYAHIIFNVATLFILLPLSKFIIQLAEKSVRNAPDDTTHLKLKFIDRRLLRTPEIEVEHILKEIQRTFELIQEDFVEGMNVQRGEKRSTGLTNETLINYLVQEINRALVNLNTVELKDKYAISVGRAYKIINYLAQIEVYTKEIVLTLDGYDYSEEEVDKEKNELAIQLVMESIVPLIERMLDQVFIFFKDKKYEEEKRLLYDEVKKLEREIFNLTQVNRDLLRADFEDIRILNNLRKISTDIIHIAEVLNYKV from the coding sequence ATGACCATCTACGACATCTTTTTCTTATTGGGCGGGTTGGGCCTTTTCTTATACGGTATGAGCTTGATGAGTGATGGTTTAAGCTTGATTGCCGGTTCTCAATTAAAAAAAATCTTAAAACGTTTGACACGCAATAAATGGCTCGGCGCTTTTTTAGGTTTTATTATCACCGCGGTCATTCAAAGTTCTACAGCAACAACGGTTATGGTTTTAGGGTTTATTGATTCATCATTGAGGAATTTGAGCCAAGCTGCAGGAATTATTATGGGGGCCAATGCCGGTACCACCTTAACAGGGATTTTATTTACATTTAATATTCAAGATATTGTTCCCTTTGTTATCTTTGTAGGCACAATTGCCACACTGTTTATGAAACGTAAGGCTTTCAATCATATGGGGATGATCTTGTTAGGGTTTGGGCTCTTGTTTTTAGGACTCAATCTGATGAGTGCTTTAATGATCCCTTTAAGAGAAGCACCTCTCATGGCGGAACTGTTTACGCATACGCAAATGCCTCTCGTGGGTTTATTGGTGGGCTTTGCTGTTACTGCTTTGATTCAAAGTTCAACTGCATCAGTAGGGATTTTGCTGACGATGGTTGCTGCGGGTATTGTAGTTGATTTACATCAAGCCATATTTATTCTGTATGGGTTTAATGTGGGGACTGTTGTAACCACCCTTCTCGCAGCACTTCGTGGAAATAAAACAGCCAAGCAGGCTGCGATGGTCCATGTTTGGTTTAATATTATTGGAGCGCTCCTTTTCACTGCTTTGACGATTTTACCTTTCGGCTTTGTCAGTCTTATTCAAAAGACTTCTGAAAACATTGCGCTGCAACTCGTTTATGCACATATTATTTTTAATGTCGCAACACTTTTTATTTTGTTGCCCCTCTCGAAGTTCATTATTCAGCTGGCAGAAAAGAGTGTTAGAAATGCACCAGATGATACAACACACCTGAAATTAAAATTTATTGACCGCAGGTTACTCCGCACACCAGAAATTGAAGTTGAGCATATCCTTAAAGAAATTCAACGCACATTTGAGCTTATACAAGAGGATTTTGTCGAAGGAATGAATGTTCAACGCGGAGAAAAAAGAAGTACGGGTCTTACGAACGAAACGTTGATCAACTACTTGGTTCAGGAGATTAATCGGGCACTTGTCAATCTGAATACAGTTGAGCTTAAGGATAAATATGCTATTTCTGTGGGAAGAGCATATAAAATTATTAATTATCTGGCCCAGATTGAGGTTTATACAAAAGAGATTGTCTTGACACTGGATGGCTACGATTACTCGGAGGAAGAAGTAGATAAGGAAAAAAATGAATTGGCCATTCAGCTGGTCATGGAGTCTATCGTCCCACTAATAGAGAGGATGTTAGATCAAGTTTTTATATTCTTTAAAGATAAAAAATATGAGGAAGAAAAGCGTCTACTATATGATGAGGTTAAAAAGTTAGAGCGGGAAATTTTTAACCTTACTCAAGTTAATAGAGATTTGCTGCGAGCAGATTTTGAAGACATTCGGATTCTTAACAATTTACGAAAAATAAGTACGGATATCATCCATATCGCAGAAGTATTGAATTATAAAGTGTAA
- the rpmC gene encoding 50S ribosomal protein L29, with product MKLNETKSLLKDLRALSIDELATREAELKKELFELRFQAAAGRLENTAKLDEVKKTIARVKTVQRELTK from the coding sequence ATGAAATTGAACGAAACAAAATCACTTCTCAAGGATCTCCGCGCTTTGTCAATCGACGAATTGGCTACACGCGAAGCTGAATTGAAAAAAGAATTGTTTGAACTTCGTTTCCAAGCTGCAGCTGGTCGTCTCGAAAACACAGCGAAACTTGACGAAGTGAAGAAAACAATTGCACGTGTTAAAACTGTGCAACGCGAATTGACTAAATAG
- the rplN gene encoding 50S ribosomal protein L14, which yields MIQTESRLKVADNSGAKEILTIRVLGGSSRKFAGIGDVIVATVKSAAPGGAVKKGEVVKAVIVRTKSGAKRPDGSYIKFDENAAVIIRDDKTPKGTRIFGPVARELREAGYMKIVSLAPEVL from the coding sequence ATGATTCAAACAGAAAGCCGTTTGAAAGTTGCAGATAACTCTGGTGCCAAAGAAATCTTGACTATCCGTGTACTCGGTGGTTCAAGCCGTAAATTCGCTGGTATTGGTGATGTTATCGTAGCTACAGTAAAATCAGCTGCCCCTGGTGGAGCTGTTAAAAAAGGTGAAGTTGTTAAAGCTGTTATCGTTCGTACTAAATCTGGTGCTAAACGTCCTGATGGATCTTACATCAAATTTGACGAAAACGCAGCAGTTATTATCCGTGACGATAAAACACCTAAAGGAACACGTATCTTTGGCCCAGTAGCTCGTGAACTTCGCGAAGCTGGTTACATGAAGATTGTTTCTTTGGCACCTGAGGTTCTCTAA
- the rpsQ gene encoding 30S ribosomal protein S17 produces MERNQRKVYQGRVVSDKMDKTITVVVETKRNHPVYGKRINYSKKYKAHDENNTAKTGDIVRIMETRPLSKDKRFRLIEIVEEAVII; encoded by the coding sequence ATGGAACGTAATCAACGTAAAGTTTATCAAGGCCGCGTGGTTTCAGACAAAATGGATAAAACTATCACAGTTGTCGTAGAAACTAAACGTAACCACCCAGTCTATGGTAAACGCATTAACTACTCTAAAAAATACAAAGCTCATGACGAAAACAATACTGCCAAAACTGGTGATATCGTACGTATCATGGAAACTCGTCCTCTTTCAAAAGACAAACGTTTCCGCTTGATCGAAATCGTTGAAGAAGCTGTAATTATCTAA
- a CDS encoding 50S ribosomal protein L23 has protein sequence MSLYDVIRKPIITEASMQAMDQKKYTFEVDARAHKLLIKQAVEAAFEGVQVASVNTISVKPKAKRVGKYTGFKPGYKKAIITLTEGSKSIDIFGEDAE, from the coding sequence ATGTCTCTTTATGACGTAATCCGTAAACCAATTATTACAGAAGCTTCTATGCAAGCAATGGATCAAAAGAAATACACTTTTGAAGTAGATGCTCGCGCACACAAACTCCTTATCAAACAAGCTGTTGAAGCAGCATTTGAAGGTGTTCAAGTTGCATCTGTAAACACAATCAGCGTTAAGCCTAAAGCTAAACGCGTTGGTAAATACACAGGTTTCAAACCTGGCTACAAAAAAGCAATTATCACTTTGACTGAAGGTTCAAAATCTATTGATATCTTCGGCGAAGACGCAGAATAA
- the rplD gene encoding 50S ribosomal protein L4, which yields MAKVSLFKQDGTQAGEVTLNDAVFGIEPNETVVFDVVLSQRASLRQGTHAHKNRSLVSGGGKKPWRQKGTGRARQGSIRSPQFRGGGTVFGPNPRSYAYKLPQKVRQLALKSAYSQKVIDNTLLAVDELNFSAPKTSEFAKVLEALSIERKVLVVLPNEGNEFAELSARNLKNVKVSTASSVSVLDLVNTDKVLATQAALSQIEEVLA from the coding sequence ATGGCAAAAGTATCATTATTTAAACAAGACGGCACACAAGCTGGTGAAGTAACACTTAACGATGCAGTATTTGGTATTGAACCAAACGAAACTGTAGTATTTGATGTCGTTCTTTCACAACGTGCTAGCCTCCGTCAAGGTACACACGCTCATAAAAACCGTTCACTCGTATCTGGTGGCGGTAAGAAACCATGGCGTCAAAAAGGAACTGGACGTGCCCGTCAAGGTTCAATCCGCTCACCACAATTCCGTGGTGGTGGTACTGTCTTCGGTCCTAACCCACGTAGCTATGCTTACAAACTTCCACAAAAAGTACGTCAGTTGGCTCTTAAATCAGCTTACTCACAAAAAGTTATCGACAACACACTCTTGGCTGTTGATGAGTTGAACTTCTCAGCACCAAAAACTAGCGAATTCGCTAAAGTTCTTGAAGCTCTTTCAATCGAACGTAAAGTGCTTGTTGTTCTTCCTAACGAAGGTAACGAATTCGCAGAACTCTCTGCTCGTAACCTTAAAAACGTGAAAGTATCAACTGCTAGCTCAGTGAGCGTACTTGATCTTGTAAACACTGACAAAGTTCTTGCTACTCAAGCAGCTCTGTCTCAAATTGAGGAGGTTCTTGCATAA
- a CDS encoding type Z 30S ribosomal protein S14 yields MAKKSMVVKNQRPAKFSTQAYTRCERCGRPHSVYRKFKLCRICLRELAYKGQLPGVKKASW; encoded by the coding sequence ATGGCTAAGAAATCTATGGTTGTTAAAAACCAACGCCCTGCAAAATTCTCAACGCAAGCCTACACTCGTTGCGAACGCTGCGGACGCCCACATTCAGTTTACCGCAAATTTAAACTTTGCCGTATCTGTCTTCGTGAGTTGGCTTACAAAGGTCAACTTCCAGGCGTTAAGAAAGCATCTTGGTAA
- the rpsC gene encoding 30S ribosomal protein S3: protein MGQKIHPIGMRVGVIRDWDAKWYAEKEYADYLHEDLAIRQLVQTKLADASVSLIETERAVNKVIVTLHTAKPGMVIGKSGANVDALRADLNKLTGKQVHINIVEIKRPDLDAHLVGEGIAKQLEARIAFRRAQKQAIQRAMRAGAKGIKTQVSGRLNGADIARAEGYSEGTVPLHTLRADIDYAWEEADTTYGKLGVKVWIYRGEVLPTKKSVKGEN, encoded by the coding sequence GTGGGTCAAAAAATTCATCCAATTGGTATGCGTGTTGGCGTTATTCGCGACTGGGATGCCAAATGGTATGCTGAGAAAGAATATGCGGATTACCTTCACGAAGATTTGGCAATTCGCCAACTCGTTCAAACAAAACTTGCTGATGCTTCAGTTTCACTTATTGAAACAGAACGTGCTGTAAACAAAGTTATCGTTACTTTGCACACTGCAAAACCAGGTATGGTTATCGGTAAATCTGGTGCTAACGTTGATGCACTTCGTGCAGATCTCAACAAACTCACTGGTAAACAAGTTCACATCAACATCGTTGAGATCAAACGTCCTGACTTGGATGCTCACTTAGTTGGTGAAGGAATTGCTAAACAACTTGAAGCACGTATCGCTTTCCGTCGTGCTCAAAAACAAGCTATCCAACGTGCTATGCGTGCAGGAGCTAAAGGTATCAAAACTCAAGTATCTGGTCGTTTGAACGGTGCGGACATCGCCCGTGCAGAAGGATACTCTGAAGGTACAGTTCCACTCCACACATTGCGTGCGGATATCGACTATGCTTGGGAAGAAGCAGACACTACTTACGGTAAACTCGGCGTTAAAGTTTGGATCTACCGTGGTGAAGTTCTCCCAACTAAAAAATCTGTGAAAGGAGAAAATTAA
- the rplB gene encoding 50S ribosomal protein L2, whose amino-acid sequence MGIKVYKPTTNGRRNMTGSDFAEITTSTPEKSLLVSLSKTAGRNNLGRITVRHHGGGHKRKYRLIDFKRTTDNVKAKVATIEYDPNRSANIALIVYENGIKSYILAPKGLEVGMTVVSGPESDIKVGNALPLANIPVGTLIHNIEMKPGKGGQLVRSAGTSAQVLGTEGKYTLVRLQSGEMRMILSTCRATVGTVGNEQHNLINYGKAGRTRWRGIRPTVRGSVMNPNDHPHGGGEGKQPVGRKSPMTPWGKPALGLKTRNKNARSNKLIVKRINDK is encoded by the coding sequence GTGGGAATTAAAGTTTACAAACCTACCACAAACGGTCGTCGTAACATGACTGGTAGCGATTTTGCAGAAATCACTACAAGTACTCCTGAAAAGAGCTTGCTTGTAAGTCTTAGCAAAACTGCTGGTCGTAACAACCTTGGCCGCATTACAGTACGTCACCACGGTGGCGGACACAAACGTAAATACCGTTTGATCGACTTCAAACGTACAACTGATAACGTAAAAGCTAAAGTTGCTACAATCGAATACGATCCAAACCGTTCAGCTAATATCGCCCTTATCGTATACGAAAATGGTATCAAATCATACATCCTTGCACCTAAAGGTCTTGAAGTTGGTATGACAGTTGTTTCTGGTCCTGAATCAGATATCAAAGTTGGTAACGCATTGCCACTTGCTAACATTCCAGTTGGTACTTTGATCCACAACATCGAGATGAAACCTGGTAAAGGTGGACAACTCGTACGTTCAGCTGGTACATCTGCACAAGTACTTGGTACAGAAGGTAAATATACACTTGTTCGTCTTCAATCAGGCGAAATGCGTATGATTCTTTCAACTTGTCGTGCTACAGTTGGTACAGTTGGTAACGAACAACACAACTTGATCAACTACGGTAAAGCGGGTCGTACACGTTGGCGTGGTATCCGTCCAACTGTTCGTGGTTCTGTAATGAACCCGAATGATCACCCACACGGTGGTGGTGAAGGTAAACAACCTGTTGGTCGTAAATCACCAATGACTCCATGGGGCAAACCAGCTCTTGGTCTCAAAACACGTAACAAAAACGCACGTTCTAACAAACTTATTGTTAAACGTATCAACGATAAATAA
- the rplP gene encoding 50S ribosomal protein L16, producing MLVPKRVKHRREFRGKMRGEAKGGKEIAFGEFGLQATTSHWITNRQIEAARIAMTRYMKRNGQVWIKIFPHKSYTAKAIGVRMGSGKGAPEGWVSPVKRGKIMFEIAGVSEEVAREALRLASHKLPVKTKFVKRGDAE from the coding sequence ATGTTAGTACCAAAACGTGTAAAACACCGTCGTGAATTCCGCGGTAAAATGCGTGGCGAAGCTAAAGGCGGTAAAGAAATCGCATTCGGTGAATTTGGTCTTCAAGCGACTACTTCTCACTGGATCACTAACCGTCAAATCGAAGCAGCCCGTATTGCTATGACTCGTTACATGAAACGTAACGGTCAAGTTTGGATTAAAATCTTCCCTCATAAATCTTACACAGCCAAAGCTATTGGTGTGCGTATGGGTTCAGGGAAAGGTGCTCCTGAAGGTTGGGTATCACCAGTTAAACGTGGTAAAATCATGTTTGAAATTGCTGGTGTAAGTGAAGAAGTAGCACGTGAAGCTTTGCGTCTTGCATCTCACAAACTTCCAGTCAAGACTAAATTTGTAAAACGAGGTGACGCAGAATGA
- the rplC gene encoding 50S ribosomal protein L3 yields MSKGILGKKVGMTQIFTDNGELIPVTVIEATPNVVLQTKTVDTDGYEAVQVGFDDKREVLSNKPAKGHVAKANTAPKRFIREFKGIEGLEVGSEIKVDTFEAGDVVDVTGTSKGKGFQGPIKRWGQSRGPMAHGSRYHRRPGSMGPVAANKVPKGKRLAGRMGNKKVTVQNLVIAQVLPEQNVILVKGNVPGSKKSLIVIKSAIKSK; encoded by the coding sequence GGGAAAAAAGTGGGAATGACTCAAATCTTCACAGACAACGGTGAATTAATCCCCGTAACTGTGATCGAAGCAACTCCGAACGTTGTGCTTCAAACAAAAACTGTCGATACAGACGGTTATGAAGCTGTTCAAGTTGGTTTCGATGACAAACGTGAAGTTTTGTCTAACAAACCTGCCAAAGGTCATGTAGCTAAAGCTAACACAGCTCCTAAGCGCTTCATTCGTGAATTCAAAGGAATCGAAGGCTTAGAAGTTGGATCAGAAATTAAAGTTGATACTTTCGAAGCTGGAGATGTCGTTGATGTTACCGGTACTTCTAAAGGTAAAGGTTTCCAAGGACCAATCAAACGTTGGGGACAATCACGCGGGCCAATGGCTCACGGTTCACGTTACCACCGTCGTCCTGGTTCAATGGGTCCTGTTGCGGCTAACAAAGTTCCTAAAGGTAAACGCCTTGCTGGACGTATGGGTAACAAAAAAGTTACTGTACAAAACCTTGTTATCGCTCAAGTACTTCCAGAACAAAACGTTATCCTTGTAAAAGGTAACGTACCTGGATCTAAAAAATCATTGATCGTTATTAAATCAGCGATCAAATCTAAATAA